GTGACCAACAGCACCGGGGCTGAGTCCTTCACCTTGGCAGGAATCAATGCCAGCTGCGGAGATAACAATGGCCGGATCTCTATCAGTCAAGTCGTAGGCGGTCAGAGTCCTTACCAGTACAGCATCAACGGCACCACCTTCCAGGGGTCACCAGAGTTTACCGGTCTAGCGGCCGGCACCTACCAGGTGACCGTGAAAGACGCCCAGGGCTGCACGCTGGTAAAATCTACTACCCTAACCAACAGCCTGCCACCTACCGCTCTTAAAGCAACTATCAAAGCTGCGGGCTGCGGACAGACCGAAGGACAGGTAACTGTAGATCAAGTAACTGGCGGAACCGCTCCTTACAGCTACTCACTGGATGGCGTGAACTTCCAGGCCTCTACTACCCTTACCGGGGTAACGGCAGGCACTTACCAGTTAACGGTGAAGGATGCCAATGGCTGCACCTATGCGCAGTCTGTAACAATAGGCAAGGTGGAAAGCAAAGTGGCCTCGGTGCAGCACATTACCTGCGCCGGTGAGAAAAACGGAAGAATCACTATCTCTACCGTTGGCGGAGACACCCAGACGGAGTACAGCATCAACAATGGGGTGACCTTCCAGAAAGAGCCGGTGTTCAACAACCTGGCCGGGGGTGTGTACCAGGTGGTGACCAGATTCTCTGCTACCTGCTCCGTGACTGTTGGCAGCGTGGAGGTGAAAGAGCCGCAACCAATTAAGGTAACAGTAGCCCAGGTTATCCAGACCCTGAATGGCAGTAACCTGGGTAACGCAGAGATTACCTCTATTACCGGGGGTACGGCGCCTTACACCTTCATGCTCAACAACGGTACCTTCTCTACCACCCAGACTTTCTCTGGCCTGAAAGAAGGAACGCACTCGCTGTTGGTGAAAGACAGCAATGGCTGTATCACTGAAACTTCCTTCGTGATTGATGCCTCAGCTGAGCTAGAAATCCCGAATGGTTTCACCCCTAACGGCGATGGAATCAATGACCTGTGGGTTCTCAAAAACCTATCCCTGCTGTACCCAAGCTGCAAAGTAGAGGTGTACAACCGGTGGGGCAGCAAGGTGTTTGAGTCCAGAGGCTATCAAAAGGCATGGGACGGAACCTATAACGGGGCAGCGCTTCCGGTGGGTACTTACTACACCATCATAGAGCTTGGAAACGGCAAGCCCGCGCTTAAGAAGTCTGTTACTATTATGCGATAGTTTTTAGCCAATAACTCATCATCAGCTATATGAAAAAGCACCTGTTCATCTTATTCTTTCTGCTTGGCGCCACTGTTGCAGTGGCCCAGCAGAGGGCAATATCCAGTCAGTACATGACGAACTATTTCCTGCTGAACCCGGCGGTGGCCGGGTATGAAAAGGACCTGAACGTGAAAGCGGGTTTCCGGAACCAGTGGGTAGGGTTTGAGGGCGCGCCCAAGACATTCTACGTGAGTGGGGAAACGGCGCTCTTCCAACACCAACGGTCCCGCGGAAACCGCAGAAGGCTCAAAGCCTTTCACGGGGCCGGCGGGTACGCCTACACCGATAAAACCGGCCCTACTACCCGGTCGGCGGTGCTGGCGTCCTATGCCTACCACGTGCCTTTGAGCCGCGAACTGTTTCTTTCCTCCGGCGTTTTTGCCGGGTTTCAGCAGTTCAAGTTCGACCCTAACAAGGTACAATTGGCAGACAATTCAAACGGCATTGACCCGGTAACCAGCAGCGGCATGATCAACTCCTTTATGCCCGACCTCACCATTGGTACTTTTCTGCACAGCGAGCAGTTTTATGTAGGCATTTCTTTGTTTCAGGTACTGGGCAACAAGATATTTGAAGCCGAGAATACCACCGATGCCAGCCGCTTAACCCGGCACTTGTACATGTCTGGGGGCTATAATTTTGACGTGCAGAAGAACATCACTGTGTCTCCCTCCCTGCTGTTGAAATATGCCGGCCCCGCCCCGCTGCAGGCAGACCTGAACGTGAAAGGTATTTACAGCTTCACCAAGCGGAAGAAAACCAAAGCGGATGACCAGGTATGGGCCGGCCTTTCTTACCGTACCCAGGATGCCCTGGTAGGCCTGGTGGGTTGTCAGTTTCTGGGCCAGTACCAGGTGTCTTACTCCTATGACATCACGGTCTCCCCGATGCGCAACTACAGCTCCGGCTCCCATGAGATTATGGTGGGCTACCGCCTGAAAATGTAACCTAGCGTACCAATGCCAGCACTAAACTCCCGGTGCGTTTTAAGCCTGTTTTTAGGAAAACAGGCTTAAAACGCACCGGGAGTTTTCTTTTTTTACCCCTCTTGTGACGTGCTAAATAATTTGACACGCTACATAAAAAGGACAAAGACCATACAGCCTTGGCGCACGCGTCTATTGGTGCCGGTACGCATTTTTAGAGGCTTTATTCTCTTTTGAATGCTTCTCTCCTTCTTTGTCATCCTGGAAGGATCTTGGTAGCGAACGGTAATGGCATTGAATACACGTTACTTCCATCCTCCCACAAGGTCCTTTCAGGATGACAAAAAATATAATAAGGAACAGGAAGGCAATAACTAAGGAAGAGTATTAATTATCTATATGTGTGGACCTAAGCCGATGTCTGTGCTATCTGTTTGGGTGGGTTTGACCGAGAGCTACCTGAGCTTTGCGCACAAATAAGCCCGGTTCTGTTTTGGGCCTGTTTTTTAGAAAACAGACCCAAAACAGAACCGGGCTTATTAATAAATCCTTAGCAGGAGGATACTCCGCCGAAGATCTTTTAACTCATGAACTGCTTAGTTCTTGGTGAATTTAAGGGCTACGGAATTGAGGCAGTATCTTAGGCCGGTGGGCTTGGGTCCGTCATCAAACACGTGCCCCAGGTGACCACCGCAGCGGGCGCATAGTACCTCGGTGCGCAGCATCCCATCACTGGTGTCTGGTTCTTCCAGCACAGCCGCGCTGTTGAGGGGTTTAAAGAAACTGGGCCAGCCGGTGCCAGAGTCAAACTTGGTATCTGAGCTGAACATGGGGTTTCCGCAGGCGGCGCAGGAATAGATGCCTTTCTGCTTGTTATTGTTCAAAGGTCCGCTGAACGCCCGCTCGGTGCCTTTTTCGCGGAGCACATAATACTGCTCAGAGGTCAGGATCTTCTTCCACTCTTCATCAGTCTTGGGCAAGGCATCCAGCAGGTTGGTGCGGTTCAGGTTCTGGGTTTGCTGCGCGGTGAGCGTTTGCTGGCCAGAGGAGGCCGTGGTGCGGGCGGGTTCCTGCTGCGCGCAGCCAGAGAATAGCCAGACAAAGGCCAAAAGGGAAAATATGATGGGAGTTTTCATAACACTTCTTCTAAATGGGTAAGAGACATTCACGCTATTATATACGACAGGGCCCTACTGCCCGGATGTAGGCTTTCCGGCCTTCTTCTGGGCCAGACCAGCCGGCCACGGAACTTAGCCGGAAGGCTTTCTGTTTCTCCTAACAACTAAAGAACCCCGTAAGTTATTGGACAAAAGCACTTTTTCATATTAATTATAAAAAAGCGCCGGAAAACCACTACCTTTGCGGGCTGAAAACAACCTCTGAATGCAAAGTATCCGCAACATCGCGATTATTGCCCACGTGGACCACGGTAAGACCACGCTGGTAGACAAAATCATCCACGCCTCAAAAATTTTTGACGCCCACCAACACTTCGACGACCTTATCCTGGACAACAATGACCTGGAGCGGGAGCGCGGTATCACCATCGTTTCCAAGAACGTATCGGTGCGTTACAACAATGTTAAAATCAACATTATTGATACGCCTGGTCACGCCGACTTTGGAGGTGAGGTAGAGCGCGTGTTGAAAATGGCCGACGGTGTTCTTTTGTTGGTAGATGCCTTTGAAGGCCCTATGCCACAGACCCGTTTCGTGCTTGGTAAAGCTATCCAGTTAGGCCTGAAGCCAATTGTGGTGGTAAACAAAGTGGACAAGGAAAACTGCCGTCCAGACGAGGTACACGAAATGGTCTTCGACCTGATGTTCAACCTGGACGCCACCGAAGATCAGTTAGATTTCGTGACCCTGTACGGTTCCAGCAAGCAAGGCTGGATGAGCACAGACTACCTGAAACCTACTGATAACATCATCCCTCTTTTAGATGCCATTGTTGACGTCATTCCTCCGGCTCCTTCTGAGCAAGGAACGCCTCAGATGCAGATCACTTCTTTGGACTACTCCTCGTTTGTGGGTCGTATTGCCATTGGCCGTGTGAAGCGTGGCACCATCACCGAAGGCGCTAACATGAGCCTTTGCAAGCGTGACGGTTCTATCAAGAAAGTAAAAATCAAAGAACTTCAGGTATTTGAAGGCCTGGGTCGCGTGAAAGTAGAATCTGTTTCTGCTGGCGAGATCTGTGCCGTAACCGGTATTGAAGGCTTTGAAATTGGCGATACTCTGGCGGATTTTGAGAACCCAGAGCCATTAGAGCGCATCTCTATTGATGAGCCTACCATGAACATGTTGTTCACCATCAACAACTCTCCTTTCTTCGGGAAAGAGGGCAAGTTTGTAACATCGCGCCACTTACGTGACCGTCTGTTCAAAGAGATGGAGAAAAACCTGGCTCTGCGTGTTGACGAGACCGATAAAGAAGATACCTTCTTAGTGTACGGACGTGGTATTCTCCATTTGTCTGTACTGATTGAAACCATGCGCCGCGAGGGCTACGAATTCCAGGTAGGCCAGCCACAGGTTATCTTCAAGGAAATTGACGGCCAGAAAATGGAGCCAATGGAGCACTTGGTGGTTGACGTTCCTGAAGAATCTGCCGGTAAGGTGATTGAGTTGGTAACCCAACGTAAAGGTGACCTGACCATCATGGAGCCGAAGGGCGACTTACAGCACTTAGAGTTCAACATTCCTGCGCGTGGCCTGATTGGTCTGCGTAACAACGTGTTGACTGCTACTGCTGGTGAGGCCATCATGAACCACCGCTTCCAGAGTTATGAGCCTTTCAAAGGCACTATCCCGGGTCGTATCAACGGTTCGTTGATCGCGATGGAAACTGGCCCAGGAACGGCTTACTCTATTGACAAACTTCAGGACCGCGGCGTATTCTTCGTTGATCCGGGTGAAGAGGTGTACATGGGCCAGGTAATTGGAGAGCACTCTCGCCAGAATGACCTGACGGTGAACATCCAGAAAGGAAAGCAGCTGACCAACATGCGTGCTTCCGGCTCTGACAACAACGTGAAGATTGTTCCTAAGAAGCAATTCTCTTTGGAGGAAGGCATGGAGTACATCCAGAAAGATGAGCTTTTGGAGGTAACGCCTAAGAGCATTAGAATGCGTAAAATCTACTTAGACGAGAACGAGCGCAAGCGCTGGGGAAACAACTAAGCAGCCTATTTTATAGATAAAAGAAGAAGCCCGGCCAAATGGTCGGGCTTCTTCTTTTATGGGTGTTTTGGAGCTGTTTTTGGCAAAAGGGGCTAGAAACGAAATCCCTACCCAAAAGCGACTCTCCTTTTCTCAGCATTGCTCAGCGTAATCAACTCCACCACCCTAATTACATCACGCGCCTGTTCAGGGGTAACGGCCAGCGGGGCTTCCCCCACAATAGCTTGGTACACGTTTTCATAGAAGCTGCGGTAATGACCGGTTTCACTTTCAATTTTGCCCTGGAAGTGCAGCCCTTTGTGTTCGGTGTTGAGGTGGCCCCAGATGCTTTCCGGCTCTACGCCCCAATCAGGAGCCAGGTGCGGGAGCAGGCCGTCGTTGAGGGCTTTCTCCTGCACGTCCATGCCGTATTTCAGGAAAGAGCCTTGGTCGCCATGCAGGGTGTAACGCGGGCTCAGCTCGCGCACCAGCAATCCCGCTGAGAGCGTAACTGTGACTTGATCATAGTAAAGGTGGGCTTCAAACTTATCTATCACGGGGCTTTGGGGCCGCTGAATCCGGACATCGGCAGAAATCTCATTGGGCTTCCCGAACAGCACCAGCGCCTGGTCAATTAAATGCGAACCCAGGTCAAAGACAATACCGGAGCCGGGCGTGTCTTCCTCTTTCCAGGTGTTGCCTTTTAGGGTGGGCCGGAAGCGGTCGAAATGGGCTTTGTACTCTACCAGGTTGCCCAGCATGCCGGTATTTACCACTTTCTGTACCGTCTTGAAATCACTGTCCCAGCGGCGGTTGTGGTATACCGTAAGGATTTTGTTTTGCTGGCGGGCCAGTTGGATCAGTTCATCGGCTTCCTGGGTGGTGGTGGTAAACGGCTTTTCCACCACCACGTGCTTTCCAGCCAGGAGCGCCTGTTTGGCCAGGCTGTAGTGCGAGGTGTTAGGCGTGGCCACCACCACCAGGTCAATAGCCGGGTCATTCATAATATCATCGGCCTGCGCAGTGATCTGGGCCTGGGGATAGCGGCTGTGGGCAATCTGGATGTTTTCTTCCCGAGACTCCCGTATTCTTATCAGTTCTAACCCGTCTACTAACTGAATGAAAGGTCCATGGAAAATGCGGCCGGCCATCCCGAAGCCAATCAGGCCTACTTTTATTTTATTTGTTGCTGTCTCACGCATGCTTATGAATGTATAATATCTACTGATAGCCTGTTCCCAGATCAAACATACGGCAAAAGCTTCTCTCTTCTACCCGCCACTTTCCTGGGGTTTAAAAATGGCAGTATTTATAGTGAGACCGCCCCGTATTTATACCAAAATTTTGTACAAAATACCCACTCCCGATTTGTGGAATTACCTAACCCAAACTTTTGATTAGTGCCTTTCTATACTCATAATCAGGTATTTTTAGAAATTTCATGGGCAAAAGGGCAACAATCTGCCCAAATAAAGTAGACATCTCTGGATAATTTATATCTTTGTACATATTATAATTATCAACAGTAATGAAAAACGGTAAAGTAAAATTCTTCAATGATTCCAAAGGTTTTGGCTTCATTAAAGACGCAGAATCCAATGAGGAGTATTTCGTACACGTGTCTAACCTAGTGGACGAAATCAGAGAAAATGATGATGTAACTTTTGAGCTGAAAGAAGGCCGCAAAGGTTTGAACGCTGTAAATGTGAAACTTGCTTAAGTTTTAATATATATCAGTTCTCTAAAAGGGCCTCACCATCGTGAGGCCCTTTTTTATTCCATTTGGTTCCCTGCTTGCCTGTCTTATGCCCTGCTCCTCCGCCCACTTCATGCAGCCCCCAGTAGTAAGGGAAGCGGCGCAGAAAGGTCAGTTTTTTTTACAGTATCTGG
This Rufibacter radiotolerans DNA region includes the following protein-coding sequences:
- a CDS encoding PorP/SprF family type IX secretion system membrane protein, with the protein product MKKHLFILFFLLGATVAVAQQRAISSQYMTNYFLLNPAVAGYEKDLNVKAGFRNQWVGFEGAPKTFYVSGETALFQHQRSRGNRRRLKAFHGAGGYAYTDKTGPTTRSAVLASYAYHVPLSRELFLSSGVFAGFQQFKFDPNKVQLADNSNGIDPVTSSGMINSFMPDLTIGTFLHSEQFYVGISLFQVLGNKIFEAENTTDASRLTRHLYMSGGYNFDVQKNITVSPSLLLKYAGPAPLQADLNVKGIYSFTKRKKTKADDQVWAGLSYRTQDALVGLVGCQFLGQYQVSYSYDITVSPMRNYSSGSHEIMVGYRLKM
- the msrB gene encoding peptide-methionine (R)-S-oxide reductase MsrB; this encodes MKTPIIFSLLAFVWLFSGCAQQEPARTTASSGQQTLTAQQTQNLNRTNLLDALPKTDEEWKKILTSEQYYVLREKGTERAFSGPLNNNKQKGIYSCAACGNPMFSSDTKFDSGTGWPSFFKPLNSAAVLEEPDTSDGMLRTEVLCARCGGHLGHVFDDGPKPTGLRYCLNSVALKFTKN
- the typA gene encoding translational GTPase TypA, encoding MQSIRNIAIIAHVDHGKTTLVDKIIHASKIFDAHQHFDDLILDNNDLERERGITIVSKNVSVRYNNVKINIIDTPGHADFGGEVERVLKMADGVLLLVDAFEGPMPQTRFVLGKAIQLGLKPIVVVNKVDKENCRPDEVHEMVFDLMFNLDATEDQLDFVTLYGSSKQGWMSTDYLKPTDNIIPLLDAIVDVIPPAPSEQGTPQMQITSLDYSSFVGRIAIGRVKRGTITEGANMSLCKRDGSIKKVKIKELQVFEGLGRVKVESVSAGEICAVTGIEGFEIGDTLADFENPEPLERISIDEPTMNMLFTINNSPFFGKEGKFVTSRHLRDRLFKEMEKNLALRVDETDKEDTFLVYGRGILHLSVLIETMRREGYEFQVGQPQVIFKEIDGQKMEPMEHLVVDVPEESAGKVIELVTQRKGDLTIMEPKGDLQHLEFNIPARGLIGLRNNVLTATAGEAIMNHRFQSYEPFKGTIPGRINGSLIAMETGPGTAYSIDKLQDRGVFFVDPGEEVYMGQVIGEHSRQNDLTVNIQKGKQLTNMRASGSDNNVKIVPKKQFSLEEGMEYIQKDELLEVTPKSIRMRKIYLDENERKRWGNN
- a CDS encoding oxidoreductase — its product is MRETATNKIKVGLIGFGMAGRIFHGPFIQLVDGLELIRIRESREENIQIAHSRYPQAQITAQADDIMNDPAIDLVVVATPNTSHYSLAKQALLAGKHVVVEKPFTTTTQEADELIQLARQQNKILTVYHNRRWDSDFKTVQKVVNTGMLGNLVEYKAHFDRFRPTLKGNTWKEEDTPGSGIVFDLGSHLIDQALVLFGKPNEISADVRIQRPQSPVIDKFEAHLYYDQVTVTLSAGLLVRELSPRYTLHGDQGSFLKYGMDVQEKALNDGLLPHLAPDWGVEPESIWGHLNTEHKGLHFQGKIESETGHYRSFYENVYQAIVGEAPLAVTPEQARDVIRVVELITLSNAEKRRVAFG
- a CDS encoding cold-shock protein, with protein sequence MKNGKVKFFNDSKGFGFIKDAESNEEYFVHVSNLVDEIRENDDVTFELKEGRKGLNAVNVKLA